The following coding sequences lie in one Stigmatopora argus isolate UIUO_Sarg chromosome 5, RoL_Sarg_1.0, whole genome shotgun sequence genomic window:
- the paqr3a gene encoding progestin and adipoQ receptor family member 3a isoform X3, which yields MPHKGQKSGQTAHYIELGGYQYWPVLVPRGIRLYTYEQIPGYLRENPYITDGYRAYLPSRLCIKSLFVLSNETVNIWTHLLGFLLFFFLAVYHMARVLPQLGVAREDYVIYSVGLFCFQLCLLCSAGYHIFCCHRSEKTSRRWMALDYAGVSVGILGCYVPAVFYAFYCNNYWRQVYLVSVLAMILAVFLAHIHPNFLSKQWRRPRLLAFCALASCGLVPVVHWICDAGGFSSELVQAFIPRVLVMYLMAALAMLFYVSKVPERYFPGQLNYVGSSHQLWHVLLLLMFYWWHQSSCFIMAYRHSRPCPVDVHDAILHS from the exons ATGCCTCACAAGGGTCAGAAGAGCGGCCAGACGGCCCACTACATCGAGCTGGGGGGTTACCAGTACTGGCCGGTCCTGGTGCCCCGCGGGATCCGTCTGTATACTTACGAACAGATCCCCGGGTATCTGCGGGAGAACCCCTACATCACAGACGGGTACCGGGCTTACCTGCCCTCGAGGCTCTGCATCAAAAG CTTGTTCGTCCTCTCCAACGAGACGGTGAACATCTGGACTCATCTGCTGGGCTTCCTGCTCTTCTTCTTCCTGGCCGTGTACCACATGGCCCGGGTTCTGCCGCAGCTCGGAGTCGCCCGAGAGGACTACGTCATCTACTCCGTGGGACTCTTCTGCTTCCAG TTGTGCCTGCTGTGTTCGGCGGGCTACCACATCTTCTGCTGCCATCGCTCGGAGAAGACCAGCCGGCGATGGATGGCGCTGGACTACGCCGGCGTGTCGGTGGGCATTCTGGGCTGCTACGTGCCCGCCGTCTTCTACGCTTTCTACTGCAATAAT TACTGGCGTCAGGTGTACCTGGTGAGCGTGCTGGCGATGATCCTGGCCGTGTTCCTGGCTCACATCCACCCCAACTTCTTGAGCAAGCAGTGGCGGCGCCCCCGCCTCTTGGCCTTCTGCGCGCTGGCGTCCTGCGGACTGGTGCCCGTCGTTCACTGGATCTGCGACGCCGGGGGATTCTCCTCGGAACTCGTCCAG GCCTTCATTCCCCGCGTGCTGGTCATGTATCTGATGGCGGCCCTGGCGATGCTCTTCTACGTCTCCAAAGTGCCCGAAAGATACTTCCCAG GGCAGCTGAACTACGTGGGCTCCAGCCATCAGCTGTGGCACGTCTTGCTGCTCCTCATGTTCTACTGGTGGCACCAGTCGTCTTGCTTCATCATGGCGTATCGACACAGCAGACCGTGCCCTGTCGACGTCCACGACGCCATCTTGCACTCCTAG
- the paqr3a gene encoding progestin and adipoQ receptor family member 3a isoform X2: MYSTYYKTPDGTKCSYTKLKGHKTAPPAGAMPHKGQKSGQTAHYIELGGYQYWPVLVPRGIRLYTYEQIPGYLRENPYITDGYRAYLPSRLCIKSLFVLSNETVNIWTHLLGFLLFFFLAVYHMARVLPQLGVAREDYVIYSVGLFCFQLCLLCSAGYHIFCCHRSEKTSRRWMALDYAGVSVGILGCYVPAVFYAFYCNNYWRQVYLVSVLAMILAVFLAHIHPNFLSKQWRRPRLLAFCALASCGLVPVVHWICDAGGFSSELVQAFIPRVLVMYLMAALAMLFYVSKVPERYFPGQLNYVGSSHQLWHVLLLLMFYWWHQSSCFIMAYRHSRPCPVDVHDAILHS, translated from the exons atgtacaGTACGTATTATAAAACACCGGATGGAACAAAATGTTCGTACACCAAGTTGAAAG GTCATAAGACGGCACCCCCGGCAGGCGCCATGCCTCACAAGGGTCAGAAGAGCGGCCAGACGGCCCACTACATCGAGCTGGGGGGTTACCAGTACTGGCCGGTCCTGGTGCCCCGCGGGATCCGTCTGTATACTTACGAACAGATCCCCGGGTATCTGCGGGAGAACCCCTACATCACAGACGGGTACCGGGCTTACCTGCCCTCGAGGCTCTGCATCAAAAG CTTGTTCGTCCTCTCCAACGAGACGGTGAACATCTGGACTCATCTGCTGGGCTTCCTGCTCTTCTTCTTCCTGGCCGTGTACCACATGGCCCGGGTTCTGCCGCAGCTCGGAGTCGCCCGAGAGGACTACGTCATCTACTCCGTGGGACTCTTCTGCTTCCAG TTGTGCCTGCTGTGTTCGGCGGGCTACCACATCTTCTGCTGCCATCGCTCGGAGAAGACCAGCCGGCGATGGATGGCGCTGGACTACGCCGGCGTGTCGGTGGGCATTCTGGGCTGCTACGTGCCCGCCGTCTTCTACGCTTTCTACTGCAATAAT TACTGGCGTCAGGTGTACCTGGTGAGCGTGCTGGCGATGATCCTGGCCGTGTTCCTGGCTCACATCCACCCCAACTTCTTGAGCAAGCAGTGGCGGCGCCCCCGCCTCTTGGCCTTCTGCGCGCTGGCGTCCTGCGGACTGGTGCCCGTCGTTCACTGGATCTGCGACGCCGGGGGATTCTCCTCGGAACTCGTCCAG GCCTTCATTCCCCGCGTGCTGGTCATGTATCTGATGGCGGCCCTGGCGATGCTCTTCTACGTCTCCAAAGTGCCCGAAAGATACTTCCCAG GGCAGCTGAACTACGTGGGCTCCAGCCATCAGCTGTGGCACGTCTTGCTGCTCCTCATGTTCTACTGGTGGCACCAGTCGTCTTGCTTCATCATGGCGTATCGACACAGCAGACCGTGCCCTGTCGACGTCCACGACGCCATCTTGCACTCCTAG